From a single Pseudomonas cremoricolorata genomic region:
- a CDS encoding branched-chain amino acid aminotransferase, translating into MSNESINWDKLGFDYIKTDKRYLSVWRNGEWDNGTLTEDNVLHISEGSTALHYGQQCFEGLKAYRCKDGSINLFRPEQNAARMARSCARLLMPQVPSEVFVEACKQVVKANEKFVPPHGKGALYLRPFVIGTGDNIGVRTAPEFIFSIFAIPVGSYFKGGMKPHNFQISSFDRAAPQGTGAAKVGGNYAASLQPGLDAKKANFADAIYLDPLTHTKIEEVGSANFFGITANNEFVTPKSASVLPGITRLSLMELAQSRLGLTVIEGDVEISKLDRFVEAGACGTAAVITPIGGIEYNGKLHVFHDLEKVGPVTQKLYNELTGIQSGDVEAPAGWIVKVV; encoded by the coding sequence ATGAGCAACGAAAGCATTAACTGGGACAAGCTGGGCTTTGACTACATCAAGACCGACAAGCGCTACCTGTCCGTCTGGCGCAATGGCGAGTGGGACAACGGCACCCTGACCGAAGACAACGTGCTGCACATCAGTGAAGGCTCCACCGCCCTGCACTATGGCCAGCAGTGCTTCGAAGGCCTGAAGGCCTACCGCTGCAAGGACGGCTCGATCAACCTGTTCCGCCCCGAGCAGAACGCCGCGCGCATGGCCCGCAGCTGCGCCCGCCTGTTGATGCCCCAGGTGCCCAGCGAGGTCTTCGTCGAAGCCTGCAAGCAGGTGGTCAAGGCCAACGAAAAGTTCGTGCCACCCCACGGCAAAGGCGCGCTGTACCTGCGCCCGTTCGTCATCGGCACCGGTGACAACATCGGCGTGCGCACCGCCCCCGAGTTCATCTTCTCGATCTTCGCCATCCCGGTCGGCTCGTACTTCAAGGGCGGCATGAAGCCGCACAACTTCCAGATCTCAAGCTTCGACCGTGCCGCGCCGCAGGGCACCGGCGCTGCCAAGGTCGGCGGCAACTATGCCGCCAGCCTGCAACCGGGTCTGGACGCGAAGAAGGCCAACTTCGCCGATGCCATCTACCTCGACCCGCTGACCCACACCAAGATCGAGGAAGTCGGTTCGGCCAACTTCTTCGGCATCACCGCCAACAACGAGTTCGTCACGCCCAAGTCCGCGTCGGTCCTGCCAGGCATCACCCGCCTGTCGCTGATGGAACTGGCGCAATCGCGCCTGGGCCTGACGGTCATCGAAGGCGATGTCGAAATCAGCAAGCTCGACCGCTTCGTCGAAGCCGGCGCCTGCGGTACCGCGGCGGTCATCACGCCGATTGGCGGCATCGAGTACAACGGCAAGCTGCACGTTTTCCATGACCTGGAAAAAGTCGGCCCGGTGACCCAGAAGCTGTACAACGAGCTGACCGGCATCCAGAGCGGTGACGTCGAAGCCCCAGCCGGCTGGATCGTCAAGGTCGTCTGA
- a CDS encoding nucleotidyltransferase family protein, with product MRSKQLQSICPEAQARCVALLLAAGKGRRFGSDKRQAQLSDGQTLLAASVSNAQAQFAEVWVVIGADDDPQALGLPASVQLARAPRGSDGMGASLAAGIQALAGSAAEAVAVLLGDMPWIASATLARLQQAAGAEVIVMPQYQGQRGHPVLFGRHFWQALGQATGDQGGRHVLHDNPAACQRVKVDDPGVLRDVDTPDDLSPP from the coding sequence ATGCGTTCAAAGCAACTCCAATCCATCTGCCCAGAGGCGCAAGCACGCTGCGTGGCGCTGTTGCTGGCCGCCGGCAAAGGGCGACGCTTCGGCAGCGACAAACGCCAGGCACAGCTGAGCGACGGACAGACCCTGTTAGCCGCCAGCGTCAGCAACGCGCAGGCGCAGTTCGCCGAGGTGTGGGTGGTGATAGGCGCCGATGACGACCCACAGGCCCTGGGCTTGCCGGCGTCAGTGCAGCTGGCACGCGCACCGCGCGGCAGCGATGGCATGGGCGCCAGCCTGGCCGCAGGCATCCAGGCCCTGGCCGGCTCTGCGGCCGAGGCGGTGGCGGTGCTGTTGGGCGACATGCCGTGGATCGCCAGCGCCACCCTCGCCCGCCTGCAACAGGCCGCAGGCGCCGAGGTCATCGTCATGCCGCAGTACCAGGGCCAACGTGGCCATCCGGTGCTGTTTGGCCGGCATTTCTGGCAGGCGCTCGGCCAGGCGACGGGTGACCAGGGCGGGCGCCATGTGCTGCACGACAACCCTGCTGCCTGTCAGCGGGTGAAGGTGGATGACCCAGGGGTACTGCGCGACGTCGATACCCCTGACGATCTTTCCCCGCCCTGA
- a CDS encoding response regulator transcription factor, producing MPRVLTIEDDAVTAQEIVAELSSHGLEVDWADNGREGLSKAIGGGYDLITLDRMLPEVDGLTIVTTLRSLKITTPILMISALSDVDERVRGLRAGGDDYLTKPFASDEMAARVEVLLRRNSVPVTQTRLQVCDLELDLISHEARRGEQALNLLPTEYKLLEYLMRHAGQVITRMMIFEEVWGYHFDPGTNLIDVHIGRLRKKIDSPGQTPLIRTVRGSGYAIAEPV from the coding sequence ATGCCCCGCGTACTGACCATCGAAGACGACGCCGTCACCGCCCAGGAAATCGTCGCTGAATTGTCCAGCCACGGCCTGGAAGTCGACTGGGCCGACAACGGCCGCGAGGGGCTGTCCAAGGCCATCGGCGGCGGTTACGACCTGATCACCCTCGACCGCATGCTGCCCGAGGTCGATGGCCTGACCATCGTCACCACCCTGCGCAGCCTGAAGATCACCACCCCGATTCTGATGATCAGCGCGCTGTCGGATGTCGACGAGCGTGTCCGCGGCCTGCGCGCTGGCGGTGACGACTACCTGACCAAGCCGTTCGCCTCGGATGAAATGGCCGCCCGCGTCGAGGTACTGCTGCGCCGTAACAGCGTCCCGGTGACGCAGACCCGCCTGCAGGTCTGCGACCTGGAGCTTGACCTGATCAGCCATGAAGCGCGGCGTGGCGAGCAGGCGCTGAACCTGCTGCCCACCGAGTACAAACTGCTCGAATACCTGATGCGCCACGCTGGCCAGGTGATTACCCGCATGATGATTTTCGAGGAAGTCTGGGGTTATCACTTCGACCCAGGCACCAACTTGATCGATGTGCACATCGGCCGCCTGCGCAAGAAGATCGACTCGCCTGGCCAGACCCCGCTGATTCGCACGGTACGGGGCTCGGGCTATGCCATTGCCGAACCCGTCTAA
- a CDS encoding sensor histidine kinase encodes MPLPNPSKGWSSSTSRLLALYSFLFVAWSSILMGVLYFEVYSYLNKLTRHSMLQRQHLFAHMSGKQLDDALLASEAFEQRSFDAYGLFDAKLQPLGGRIGAFPAGLQLDGRIHELNQCLVDTPHLPQDSCDAVAIHIADGRWLVLIRDNGSLFVVTRIILDALLWGISLTLIPGFAGWYLLRRRPLKRIRAVQASAELIVAGDLTHRLPLSARRDELDMLAAIVNAMLDRIERLMHEVKGVCDNIAHDLRTPLTRLRAQLYRIRQQSGDDDPLAEPLDQAIGDTDTLMARFRGLLRISELEDRRRRAGFVELDPHGLLLELHDFYLPLAEDGGISLSLELPSRLPALNGDRELLFEALANLVGNAIKFTPEGGQVRIVASVDEQAVSVAVDDSGPGIPAEEREAVLKRFYRSEEGHRHAGFGLGLSIVSAIVDLHGYRLLIDASPLGGARLVLRCARPLSPAAQA; translated from the coding sequence ATGCCATTGCCGAACCCGTCTAAGGGCTGGAGTTCGTCGACTAGCCGGCTGCTGGCGCTGTACAGCTTTCTCTTCGTGGCCTGGAGCAGCATCCTGATGGGGGTGTTGTACTTCGAGGTGTACAGCTACCTGAACAAGCTGACCCGCCATTCCATGCTGCAACGCCAGCACCTGTTCGCCCACATGAGCGGCAAGCAACTGGACGACGCGCTGCTGGCCAGCGAGGCGTTCGAGCAACGCTCGTTCGATGCCTACGGGCTGTTCGACGCGAAGCTGCAACCGCTGGGCGGGCGCATCGGTGCCTTCCCGGCCGGCCTGCAGCTGGATGGTCGCATCCACGAACTCAACCAGTGCCTGGTCGATACCCCACACCTGCCGCAAGACAGTTGTGACGCGGTGGCGATCCACATCGCCGACGGCCGCTGGCTGGTGCTGATCCGCGACAACGGCTCGCTGTTCGTGGTCACGCGGATCATTCTCGACGCCTTGCTGTGGGGCATTTCCCTGACCCTCATCCCCGGTTTTGCCGGCTGGTACCTGCTGCGCCGCCGCCCGCTCAAGCGCATTCGCGCGGTGCAAGCCAGCGCCGAATTGATCGTCGCCGGCGACCTCACCCACCGCCTGCCACTGTCGGCGCGGCGCGACGAGCTGGACATGCTGGCAGCCATCGTTAACGCCATGCTCGACCGCATCGAGCGGCTGATGCATGAGGTAAAAGGTGTGTGCGACAACATCGCCCACGACCTGCGCACGCCCCTGACGCGCCTGCGCGCCCAGCTCTACCGCATCCGCCAGCAGAGTGGCGACGACGATCCGCTGGCCGAGCCGCTGGACCAGGCCATCGGGGACACCGACACCTTGATGGCGCGTTTCCGTGGCCTGCTGCGCATCAGCGAGCTGGAGGACCGCCGCCGCCGCGCAGGGTTCGTCGAGCTCGACCCCCATGGCCTGCTGCTGGAGTTGCACGATTTCTACCTGCCACTGGCCGAAGATGGCGGTATCAGCCTGAGCCTCGAACTGCCGTCACGCCTGCCGGCACTCAACGGCGACCGTGAACTGCTGTTCGAAGCGCTGGCCAACCTGGTCGGCAACGCCATCAAGTTCACCCCTGAAGGCGGCCAGGTGCGCATCGTCGCCAGTGTCGATGAACAGGCGGTCAGCGTCGCGGTTGACGACAGCGGTCCGGGCATTCCGGCAGAGGAACGCGAAGCGGTGCTCAAGCGCTTCTACCGCAGCGAGGAAGGCCATCGCCATGCCGGCTTCGGTCTGGGCCTGTCGATCGTCTCGGCCATCGTCGACCTGCATGGCTACCGCCTGTTGATCGATGCCAGCCCGCTTGGCGGTGCGCGTCTGGTGCTGCGTTGCGCAAGGCCGCTGAGCCCGGCCGCTCAGGCGTGA